A DNA window from Leptolyngbya sp. KIOST-1 contains the following coding sequences:
- the atpA gene encoding F0F1 ATP synthase subunit alpha, with product MVSIRPDEISSIIKQQIEQYNQEVKVSNVGTVLQVGDGIARIYGLETAMSGELLEFEDGTVGIALNLEEDNVGAVLMGDGINIKEGSAVTATGKIASVPVGEAMLGRVVDALARPIDGKGDAQTTETRLIESPAPGIIARKSVYEPLQTGITAIDAMIPIGRGQRELIIGDRQTGKTAIAIDTILNQKSEDVVCVYVAIGQKAASVAQVVDVLRERGALDYTIVVAANANDPAPLQYLAPYTGASLAEYFMYKGKATLIIYDDLTKQAQAYRQMSLLLRRPPGREAYPGDVFYLHSRLLERAAKLSPELGEGSMTALPVIETQAGDVSAYIPTNVISITDGQIFLSSDLFNSGLRPAINAGISVSRVGSAAQIKAMKQVAGKVKLELAQFDELQAFSQFASDLDAATQKQLARGQRLRELLKQPQYSPLPVEEQVAIIYAGINGFMDEVPVDQVTAFAKSLRDYLRNSKPKFAELIRSEKKLGDESEAILKEAIAETKQAFMAAV from the coding sequence ATGGTTAGTATCAGACCTGACGAAATCAGCAGCATTATTAAGCAGCAAATCGAGCAGTACAACCAGGAGGTCAAGGTCTCCAATGTGGGTACGGTGCTGCAGGTGGGTGACGGGATTGCCCGCATCTACGGCCTTGAAACCGCCATGTCTGGCGAACTGCTGGAGTTTGAAGACGGCACGGTCGGCATTGCCCTCAACCTGGAGGAGGACAATGTCGGTGCGGTGCTGATGGGCGACGGCATCAATATTAAAGAGGGCAGCGCCGTCACCGCCACCGGCAAAATTGCGTCGGTGCCCGTAGGTGAGGCCATGCTGGGCCGCGTGGTGGACGCCCTGGCCCGCCCCATCGACGGCAAAGGGGATGCACAGACCACCGAAACTCGCCTGATCGAGTCTCCCGCCCCTGGGATTATTGCCCGTAAGTCGGTGTACGAGCCTCTGCAAACCGGCATTACCGCCATCGACGCGATGATTCCCATCGGTCGGGGTCAGCGGGAGCTGATTATTGGCGACCGCCAGACTGGCAAGACCGCGATCGCGATCGATACCATCCTCAACCAGAAATCTGAGGATGTGGTGTGCGTCTATGTGGCGATCGGTCAGAAAGCCGCGTCGGTGGCTCAGGTGGTGGATGTGCTGCGCGAGCGCGGTGCCCTCGACTACACCATTGTGGTGGCAGCTAATGCCAACGACCCGGCTCCGCTTCAGTATCTAGCTCCCTACACCGGTGCTAGCCTGGCCGAGTACTTTATGTATAAGGGCAAGGCCACGCTAATTATCTATGATGACCTCACCAAGCAGGCCCAAGCCTATCGCCAGATGTCCCTGCTGCTGCGTCGTCCGCCCGGTCGTGAGGCCTACCCCGGAGACGTGTTCTATCTGCACTCTCGCCTGCTGGAACGGGCGGCTAAGCTCAGCCCCGAACTGGGCGAGGGCAGCATGACCGCCCTGCCCGTGATCGAAACCCAGGCGGGTGACGTGTCGGCCTACATTCCGACCAACGTAATTTCGATCACCGACGGGCAGATCTTCCTCTCCTCTGACCTGTTCAACTCGGGTCTGCGCCCTGCCATCAACGCTGGTATTTCGGTGTCGCGGGTGGGCTCTGCAGCCCAGATCAAGGCGATGAAGCAGGTGGCCGGTAAGGTGAAGCTGGAGCTGGCTCAGTTTGACGAGCTGCAGGCCTTTTCGCAGTTTGCCTCTGACCTGGATGCCGCCACCCAGAAGCAGCTGGCCCGGGGGCAGCGCCTGCGCGAGCTGCTGAAGCAGCCCCAGTACTCTCCCCTGCCGGTGGAAGAGCAGGTGGCGATCATCTACGCCGGCATTAACGGCTTTATGGATGAGGTGCCCGTCGATCAGGTAACGGCTTTTGCCAAGTCCCTGCGCGACTACCTCCGCAACAGCAAGCCCAAGTTTGCCGAGCTGATCCGCAGCGAGAAGAAGCTCGGCGATGAGAGCGAAGCTATCCTCAAAGAGGCGATCGCTGAAACCAAGCAAGCCTTCATGGCGGCAGTCTAG
- the atpH gene encoding ATP synthase F1 subunit delta, whose protein sequence is MNDTTLSSEIAGPYAKALMSVADDNGAVDQVGGEVAELLDVLASSEDLVAFLANPLMPAEAKKAVMRQIADGKVSGFVMNFLMLLVDRGRIAFLQPVLQQYQSLLRERNQTVLADVTSAVELSEDQQNAIRDRVKTMTGANSVELSIEIDPSLIGGLVIKVGSQVIDASLRGQLRRIGMQLTATA, encoded by the coding sequence ATGAACGACACAACACTGAGTTCTGAAATTGCCGGTCCCTACGCTAAGGCACTGATGTCGGTAGCTGACGACAACGGCGCTGTCGATCAGGTAGGCGGTGAAGTGGCTGAACTGCTGGATGTGCTGGCCAGCTCTGAAGATCTAGTGGCGTTTTTGGCCAATCCGCTGATGCCTGCTGAGGCTAAGAAAGCAGTAATGCGTCAGATCGCTGACGGCAAGGTCAGCGGCTTCGTCATGAACTTTCTCATGCTGCTGGTGGATCGCGGTCGAATTGCTTTTCTTCAGCCTGTGCTGCAGCAGTATCAATCCCTGCTGCGGGAGCGCAATCAGACCGTGCTGGCGGATGTGACGTCAGCTGTAGAGCTGTCTGAGGATCAGCAGAACGCGATTCGCGATCGCGTCAAGACCATGACCGGGGCCAACAGCGTCGAGCTGTCGATCGAGATCGACCCATCCCTGATTGGGGGTCTGGTGATCAAAGTGGGTTCTCAGGTGATCGATGCCAGCCTGCGAGGGCAGCTTCGTCGCATTGGCATGCAGCTGACGGCAACCGCCTAG
- a CDS encoding F0F1 ATP synthase subunit B, producing the protein MTIGWLLAAEGSGFGVDFNILETNLINLVIIIGVLYYFGGKFLGNTLSTRRSAIKTAIVEAEQRKQEAAAALAEQQQKLAQAQEEAKRILAEAQTTAERTRGEILAQSQVDVERMRATAAQDLSSQETRVMRELQQRIAALAIERSEAALPGQLNDDLQRRLVDSSIALLKGE; encoded by the coding sequence ATGACTATTGGTTGGTTACTGGCGGCGGAAGGAAGTGGGTTTGGTGTGGATTTCAATATCCTTGAAACCAACCTGATTAATCTGGTCATTATTATTGGTGTGCTGTACTACTTTGGCGGCAAGTTTTTAGGGAACACCCTCTCGACTCGCCGGTCAGCGATTAAGACAGCCATTGTTGAGGCTGAGCAGCGCAAGCAGGAGGCCGCCGCCGCGCTAGCGGAGCAGCAGCAGAAGCTGGCCCAGGCTCAGGAGGAAGCTAAGCGAATTTTGGCCGAGGCCCAGACGACAGCGGAACGGACTCGGGGGGAAATACTGGCTCAATCTCAGGTCGATGTGGAGCGGATGAGAGCCACCGCCGCCCAGGACCTCAGCTCCCAGGAGACCCGGGTGATGCGGGAACTGCAGCAGCGCATTGCTGCCCTGGCGATCGAGCGCAGCGAAGCAGCCCTGCCTGGCCAGCTCAATGATGATCTGCAGCGGCGTCTGGTTGATTCCAGCATCGCCCTGCTCAAAGGAGAGTAG
- a CDS encoding F0F1 ATP synthase subunit B', producing the protein MMNFVWLLAVEAAETVEEGGGLFDLDATLPLMAVQFVLLAVALNALFYKPLGKVLDERDGYISSNQVDAAERLAKAEQIAQQYQQELAETRRQAQTVIAEAQEEAQKIAAQTVASAQQEAQAQREQVQRELDEQKSQAMATLEQQVDGLSRQILDKLLGSLAA; encoded by the coding sequence ATGATGAATTTTGTTTGGTTACTGGCGGTCGAGGCCGCTGAAACGGTTGAAGAGGGCGGCGGTCTGTTTGACCTCGACGCTACTCTGCCGCTGATGGCGGTTCAGTTTGTGCTGCTGGCGGTGGCGCTCAATGCGCTGTTTTATAAACCCCTGGGCAAAGTTTTAGACGAGCGCGACGGCTACATCAGTTCCAATCAGGTGGATGCGGCCGAGCGACTGGCAAAGGCTGAGCAGATTGCCCAGCAGTACCAGCAAGAGCTGGCCGAAACCCGTCGTCAGGCCCAAACGGTGATTGCTGAGGCTCAGGAAGAAGCCCAGAAGATTGCGGCCCAAACCGTTGCCTCGGCCCAGCAGGAGGCCCAGGCCCAGCGGGAGCAGGTCCAGCGGGAGCTGGACGAGCAGAAGAGCCAGGCCATGGCCACCCTGGAGCAACAGGTGGATGGCCTGAGCCGACAAATTTTAGACAAGCTGCTGGGTTCCTTGGCAGCCTAG
- the atpE gene encoding ATP synthase F0 subunit C codes for MDPIIAGASVIAAALAVGLAAIGPGIGQGNAAGQAVEGIARQPEAEGKIRGTLLLSLAFMEALTIYGLVVALVLLFANPFA; via the coding sequence ATGGATCCTATTATTGCAGGCGCTTCCGTAATTGCAGCTGCTCTGGCTGTTGGTCTAGCCGCTATCGGCCCTGGTATTGGTCAAGGTAATGCAGCGGGTCAAGCGGTAGAAGGTATTGCTCGTCAGCCCGAGGCCGAAGGTAAGATTCGCGGCACCCTGCTGCTGAGCTTGGCCTTCATGGAAGCCCTGACTATCTACGGTCTGGTGGTTGCTCTGGTGCTACTGTTCGCCAACCCCTTCGCGTAG
- the atpB gene encoding F0F1 ATP synthase subunit A codes for MIHPLVLAELEVGQHLYWQIGGLKLHGQVFLTSWFVIGVLVLVSFLATRNIQRVPSGLQNFMEYALEFIRDLAKNQIGEKEYRPWVPFVGTLFLFIFVSNWSGALIPWKLIHLPSGELAAPTNDINTTVALALLTSLAYFYAGFSKRGLGYFAKYIEPTPILLPINILEDFTKPLSLSFRLFGNILADELVVAVLVLLVPLFVPLPVMVLGLFTSAIQALIFATLAAAYIGEAIEGHGGEGHE; via the coding sequence ATGATTCATCCCTTAGTCCTGGCAGAGCTAGAGGTTGGCCAGCATCTGTACTGGCAAATCGGAGGTCTCAAGCTTCACGGTCAGGTGTTTCTGACCTCGTGGTTTGTGATTGGCGTGCTGGTGCTGGTGTCGTTCCTGGCCACTCGCAACATTCAGCGGGTGCCCTCTGGCTTACAGAACTTCATGGAGTACGCCCTGGAGTTCATCCGTGACCTGGCCAAAAACCAGATTGGCGAAAAAGAGTATCGGCCCTGGGTGCCCTTTGTAGGCACACTGTTCCTATTCATTTTCGTCTCTAACTGGTCCGGGGCGCTGATTCCCTGGAAGCTAATTCACCTACCTTCAGGCGAGTTAGCCGCTCCCACCAACGACATTAACACCACCGTGGCCCTGGCCCTGTTGACGTCGTTGGCCTATTTCTACGCTGGGTTTAGCAAGCGCGGCTTGGGGTACTTTGCCAAGTACATCGAGCCTACGCCCATCTTGCTGCCCATCAACATTTTGGAAGATTTCACCAAGCCCCTCTCCCTCAGTTTCCGTCTGTTTGGAAACATCCTCGCCGATGAGCTGGTGGTCGCTGTGCTGGTTTTGCTGGTACCTCTTTTCGTACCGCTGCCGGTCATGGTTCTGGGTTTGTTCACCAGCGCGATTCAGGCGCTGATCTTTGCAACCCTGGCAGCGGCCTACATCGGTGAGGCCATCGAGGGGCATGGTGGTGAAGGGCATGAATGA
- a CDS encoding ATP synthase subunit I: MAEYYQLQQNLLLTTLAFTGVIFVSVWLAYSLPIALNYLIGACGGVVYLRMLAKSVANIGRGSQKLGSGRLALVVGLVLVATQWQQLQVVPVFLGFLTYKGALIAYTLWTAVLPKSPSESYQEPGSP; encoded by the coding sequence ATGGCAGAGTACTACCAGCTGCAGCAAAACCTGCTGCTCACCACCCTGGCTTTTACCGGTGTGATCTTTGTCTCCGTCTGGTTGGCCTATTCTCTCCCAATTGCTCTGAATTATTTAATAGGAGCGTGCGGTGGTGTGGTTTACTTGAGGATGTTGGCAAAAAGTGTGGCCAACATTGGGCGAGGCAGCCAAAAGTTAGGCAGTGGCCGATTGGCCCTTGTGGTCGGTCTGGTTTTAGTGGCTACCCAGTGGCAGCAGCTTCAGGTCGTACCCGTTTTTTTGGGATTTTTGACCTACAAGGGGGCGTTAATTGCTTACACCCTCTGGACTGCAGTGCTGCCTAAATCACCGTCGGAGTCTTACCAGGAGCCTGGTTCTCCTTAG
- a CDS encoding class I SAM-dependent methyltransferase, whose protein sequence is MDDPTTTQTVSDAVARLYNTYPFPPEPILDQAPPGYNWRWYWPTVHSFCTGAAPASGAVRVLDAGCGTGVSTEYIAHLNPQAEVLGIDLSDRAIATATQRCQSSGATNVRFRQLSIYDVDQLEGDFDWINCVGVIHHMPDPLRGLQALATKLAPGGFIHLFVYAAIGRWEISLMQRAIALVQGRQRGDYRDGVQVGRQLFASLPEGNRLKQRERDRWAMENQRDECFADMYVHPQEVDYTLDSLFELIDQSGLEFVGFSNPEVWQLDRLLAADPALLERARQLPQPDQYRLIELLDPEITHFEWFLARPPYPRWNWEDNAALLAAVPTRNPCMEGWPSQSIFDQNYQFVTLTPQEVDFLKACDHHNGSGSGQPPATVADLVAESGFTLQDVQQMQQRQLILLR, encoded by the coding sequence ATGGACGACCCGACCACAACCCAAACCGTCAGCGATGCGGTAGCCCGCCTTTACAACACCTATCCGTTTCCCCCAGAACCCATTCTGGATCAGGCTCCGCCGGGGTATAACTGGCGCTGGTACTGGCCCACGGTACACAGTTTTTGTACCGGGGCCGCCCCAGCCTCGGGTGCGGTACGGGTGCTGGATGCAGGCTGTGGGACTGGAGTCAGCACTGAGTACATCGCTCACCTCAATCCCCAGGCCGAGGTGCTGGGCATTGATCTGAGCGATCGCGCGATCGCCACCGCCACCCAGCGCTGCCAGTCCTCCGGAGCCACCAACGTCCGGTTTCGCCAGCTCAGCATCTACGACGTCGACCAGCTTGAGGGAGACTTTGACTGGATCAACTGCGTTGGTGTTATCCACCACATGCCCGATCCGCTGCGGGGGCTGCAGGCGCTGGCGACAAAACTGGCCCCCGGTGGGTTTATCCATCTATTTGTGTACGCCGCCATTGGTCGCTGGGAAATTTCGCTGATGCAGCGGGCGATCGCCCTTGTCCAGGGCCGCCAGCGGGGCGACTACCGCGACGGCGTGCAGGTGGGGCGACAGCTTTTTGCCAGCCTGCCGGAGGGCAACCGCCTCAAGCAGCGGGAGCGCGATCGCTGGGCCATGGAGAACCAGCGCGACGAGTGCTTTGCCGACATGTACGTGCATCCGCAGGAAGTGGACTACACCCTCGACAGTCTGTTCGAGCTAATCGACCAGTCGGGCCTGGAGTTTGTCGGCTTCTCCAACCCCGAGGTGTGGCAGCTCGATCGCCTGCTGGCCGCAGACCCCGCCCTGCTGGAGCGCGCCCGGCAGCTACCCCAACCGGACCAGTATCGGCTGATCGAACTACTCGACCCGGAAATCACCCACTTTGAGTGGTTTCTGGCTCGACCGCCCTACCCCCGGTGGAACTGGGAAGACAATGCCGCCCTGCTGGCCGCAGTCCCCACCCGCAACCCCTGCATGGAGGGCTGGCCCAGCCAGAGCATTTTTGATCAAAACTATCAGTTCGTCACGCTGACCCCCCAGGAGGTCGACTTTCTCAAGGCTTGCGACCATCACAACGGCTCCGGCTCAGGGCAACCCCCCGCCACCGTGGCCGATCTAGTGGCAGAATCCGGATTTACCCTGCAGGACGTCCAGCAAATGCAGCAGCGACAGCTGATTCTGCTGCGCTAA
- a CDS encoding phycobilisome rod-core linker polypeptide, whose protein sequence is MSVKASGGSAPARPQLYQTLPVATISQAEQQDRYMGRGELEELSGFFNSGLKRVQIAEILTRYSELIVSQAANRIFTGGSPLAYLERVESESPVEKTRAGTVLDETEASRLGTSTFIESGGGGLFQNLFSSTPSGPVPPGFRPISVSRYGPSNMTKSLRDMSWFLRYVTYAIVAGDPNIISVNVRGLREIIENACSSAATIVAIQTMKAGSLRYVSGDDEAQGIVSQYFDVLLSEFKAPTPSNKLRQRPSSDLQGLELPQIYFNAAERRPKYAMKPGLSAVEKNDVVKAAYRQVFERDITRAYSLSVSDLESKVKNGEISMKEFVRRLAKSPLYRKNFFDPYINSRALELAFRHILGRAPSSREEVRDYFAIVSSGGLAALVDALVDSKEYADYFGEETVPYLRGLGQEAQECRNWGPQFELFNYSAPFRKKPQFITLFAAYEQPLPDQHPYGSGNDPLEIQFGAIFPKETRNVSATPAFFNKDTRRILIHRGPGINNQLSNPAARPENPGSLGAKVFKLDQVPRTGNTKNSIRYSESSTQAVISAAYRQVFGREVYSGQRSKVAEIKLENGEISMKEFIRAIAKSEAFRKTYWSSLYVMKAVEYIHRRLLGRPTYGRNETNAYFDICAKKGFYALVDAIIDSQEYNEAFGEDTVPYERYLTPKGLSLRSMRAGSLAEKGMVPVADTSVPRFVELGSVSEERAIPDVQRRLAQGVNRQRQQTKIFKLTSLADKPNLKLVTAAAYRQIFERDIAPYIVKSEFTALESKLGNGEINLKEFIEGLGCSTLYIKEFYAPYPNTQVIEFGTKHFLGRAPMDQAEIRKYNQVLASEGIRGFIRAMLNTPEYAENFGEDTVPYRRYPTLPAANFPNTEKLYNRLTKQNRDLIVPSFSSASTDLDAADMPLMAGAVASQEAANAKLAASVGRASVERAAVETEAATAGLTTRFYRHQPGASAEQVDQVLAAVYRQVMVLPAGDIPAEWRLADAEALVKRDRITLREFIRQLVQSPAYQERFVSAYPTAKLVTIMGRQLLGRTLEDGAEYGAIASRQGAMAVAEAMLDSAEYLRYFGEQGVPYRRA, encoded by the coding sequence ATGAGTGTTAAAGCAAGTGGTGGAAGTGCACCGGCGCGGCCCCAGCTCTACCAAACTCTGCCGGTGGCCACAATTTCCCAGGCCGAGCAGCAAGACCGCTACATGGGCCGAGGGGAGCTAGAGGAGCTGTCGGGCTTTTTTAATTCCGGCCTGAAGCGGGTTCAGATTGCTGAGATTTTGACCCGCTACTCTGAGTTAATTGTCTCCCAGGCGGCCAACCGCATCTTTACTGGGGGGTCCCCCCTGGCCTACCTGGAGCGGGTCGAAAGCGAATCACCGGTCGAAAAAACTCGGGCCGGCACCGTTTTAGATGAAACCGAGGCTTCCCGGCTGGGCACCTCAACCTTCATCGAAAGCGGTGGCGGTGGCCTGTTCCAAAATCTCTTCAGCTCTACGCCCTCGGGTCCGGTTCCGCCTGGGTTCCGCCCCATCAGCGTGTCGCGCTACGGCCCCAGCAATATGACCAAGTCGCTGCGCGACATGAGCTGGTTCCTGCGCTACGTGACCTACGCCATTGTGGCGGGCGATCCCAACATCATTTCCGTCAACGTGCGGGGGCTGCGGGAAATCATTGAAAACGCCTGCTCTTCGGCTGCCACCATCGTGGCCATTCAAACCATGAAGGCGGGCTCCCTACGCTATGTCAGCGGTGATGACGAGGCCCAGGGCATCGTCAGCCAGTATTTCGACGTGCTGTTGAGCGAATTTAAAGCGCCAACCCCATCCAACAAGCTGCGCCAGCGTCCTTCTTCCGACCTCCAGGGTCTGGAGCTGCCTCAGATCTATTTCAATGCCGCTGAGCGACGGCCCAAGTACGCCATGAAGCCGGGTCTCTCGGCGGTCGAGAAAAATGACGTGGTGAAAGCCGCCTACCGACAGGTCTTTGAGCGCGACATTACCCGTGCCTACTCCCTCTCGGTCTCCGACCTGGAGTCGAAGGTCAAGAACGGCGAAATCTCTATGAAGGAGTTTGTGCGCCGTCTGGCCAAATCACCGCTGTATCGCAAGAACTTCTTTGACCCTTACATTAATAGCCGGGCTCTGGAGCTAGCTTTTCGCCATATTCTGGGCCGTGCCCCCAGCTCCCGCGAAGAGGTGCGCGACTACTTTGCCATCGTGTCCAGCGGCGGCCTTGCGGCCCTAGTCGATGCCCTGGTTGACTCCAAGGAGTACGCCGACTACTTCGGCGAAGAGACGGTGCCCTACCTGCGCGGCCTGGGCCAGGAAGCCCAGGAATGCCGCAACTGGGGGCCCCAGTTTGAGCTATTTAACTACAGCGCCCCCTTCCGCAAAAAGCCGCAGTTTATTACGCTGTTTGCGGCCTACGAGCAGCCTCTGCCCGACCAGCATCCCTACGGATCGGGCAACGATCCGCTGGAGATCCAGTTTGGCGCCATCTTCCCCAAGGAAACCCGTAACGTCAGCGCGACGCCAGCGTTCTTCAACAAAGATACCCGACGGATTTTGATCCACCGGGGGCCTGGCATCAACAACCAGCTGAGCAACCCTGCGGCCCGACCCGAGAATCCCGGTTCCCTGGGGGCAAAAGTGTTCAAGCTGGATCAGGTGCCCAGAACCGGAAACACCAAGAACAGCATCCGGTACTCCGAAAGCTCGACCCAGGCCGTAATCAGCGCTGCCTATCGGCAGGTGTTTGGCCGCGAGGTGTACTCAGGTCAGCGCTCTAAGGTTGCCGAGATTAAGCTGGAGAACGGCGAAATCTCCATGAAGGAGTTCATTCGGGCGATCGCCAAGTCCGAAGCCTTCCGCAAGACCTACTGGTCATCGCTGTACGTGATGAAGGCAGTGGAATACATTCACCGCCGCCTGCTGGGCCGCCCCACCTACGGTCGCAACGAGACCAACGCCTACTTCGACATCTGCGCCAAGAAAGGGTTCTACGCCCTGGTCGACGCAATTATCGACAGCCAGGAGTACAACGAAGCCTTTGGGGAAGATACCGTTCCCTACGAGCGCTACCTGACGCCCAAAGGGCTGTCTCTGCGCAGTATGCGGGCGGGTAGCCTGGCTGAGAAAGGCATGGTGCCGGTGGCAGACACCAGCGTTCCTCGCTTTGTAGAGCTGGGTTCAGTTTCCGAAGAACGGGCTATCCCCGACGTCCAGCGTCGTCTGGCCCAGGGGGTTAACCGCCAGCGGCAGCAGACCAAGATCTTCAAGCTCACCTCTCTGGCCGACAAGCCTAACCTCAAGCTGGTAACCGCCGCGGCCTATCGCCAGATCTTCGAGCGTGACATCGCCCCCTACATCGTTAAGAGCGAGTTCACTGCCCTGGAGAGCAAACTGGGTAACGGCGAAATCAACCTGAAGGAGTTCATTGAAGGGCTGGGCTGCTCAACGCTCTACATCAAAGAGTTCTATGCGCCCTATCCCAACACCCAGGTGATTGAGTTTGGTACCAAGCACTTCCTGGGTCGCGCTCCCATGGATCAGGCCGAAATTCGCAAGTACAACCAGGTGTTAGCCAGCGAGGGCATTCGCGGGTTCATTCGAGCCATGCTCAACACCCCTGAGTACGCCGAAAACTTTGGCGAAGACACGGTCCCCTATCGCCGCTATCCCACCCTGCCAGCGGCCAACTTCCCGAACACCGAGAAGCTGTACAACCGCCTGACGAAGCAAAACCGCGATCTGATCGTACCTAGCTTCAGCAGTGCCTCTACGGATCTCGATGCTGCCGATATGCCCCTGATGGCAGGGGCCGTCGCCTCCCAGGAGGCCGCCAATGCCAAGCTGGCGGCTTCGGTAGGGCGGGCCTCGGTGGAGCGGGCTGCGGTGGAGACAGAGGCGGCGACAGCCGGCTTGACTACCCGCTTCTATCGGCATCAGCCCGGGGCCAGTGCGGAGCAGGTCGACCAGGTGTTGGCGGCAGTCTATCGCCAGGTCATGGTGCTGCCTGCCGGAGACATTCCGGCTGAGTGGCGACTGGCTGACGCTGAAGCCCTGGTGAAACGCGATCGCATCACCCTGCGCGAGTTCATTCGCCAGCTGGTGCAGTCCCCCGCCTACCAGGAGCGGTTTGTGTCCGCCTACCCAACGGCGAAGCTGGTGACGATCATGGGTCGTCAGCTGCTGGGCCGCACCCTGGAGGATGGGGCTGAATACGGGGCGATCGCATCCCGGCAGGGCGCAATGGCCGTTGCCGAAGCTATGCTCGACTCCGCTGAGTACCTGCGCTACTTCGGCGAGCAGGGCGTGCCCTATCGTCGCGCCTAG